In a single window of the Prinia subflava isolate CZ2003 ecotype Zambia chromosome 3, Cam_Psub_1.2, whole genome shotgun sequence genome:
- the LOC134548569 gene encoding C-type lectin domain family 4 member E-like isoform X2, whose translation MMNDQGRVSPGTAAPAKERSCSCLNIWLFLLFALAIKAALVTICLVALLNGSYGQYNTLPQDSTEWYCVPSSSAEKMDGWMCCPKGWRFFQASCYFLSPDTRSWTESEQNCTGMGSQLVVINSKAEQEFLFNLIKEKVTTTYETKYYIGLAAYKNGQWQWVDQTPYENTATFWKPGEPNLLFAERCAAIHVRGNTDPNTYSNWNNVLCFTSCYRICEQAVKLL comes from the exons ATGATGAATGACCAAGGAAGAGTCAGCCCTGGAACTGCAG CCCCAGCAAAGGAgagaagctgctcctgcctgaaCATCTGgctcttcctcctttttgcCCTTGCCATCAAAGCTGCCTTGGTGACCATCTGCCTTG TGGCTTTACTCAATGGAAGCTACGGCCAGTACAATACTCTCCCTCAGGACTCTACAGAGTGGTACTGTGTCCCcagcagttctgcagaaaaaa TGGATGGTTGGATGTGCTGCCCAAAGGGCTGGAGATTCTTTCAAGCAAGCTGCTATTTCCTGTCCCCTGACACCAGGTCATGGACTGAGAGTGAGCAGAACTGCACTGGGATGGGCTCCCAGCTGGTGGTGATCAACAGCAAGGCAGAGCAG GAGTTCCTCTTCAACttgataaaagaaaaagttacTACCACCTATGAAACAAAATACTACATAGGCTTAGCTGCTTACAAAAATGGGCAGTGGCAGTGGGTGGATCAGACTCCGTATGAAAATACAGCCAC GTTCTGGAAGCCTGGGGAGCCCAATTTACTCTTTGCAGAAAGATGTGCTGCAATTCATGTCAGGGGAAACACGGACCCCAACACCTACAGTAACTGGAATAATGTCCTTTGCTTCACAAGTTGCTATCGAATTTGTGAACAGGCAGTCAAACTTCTCTGA
- the LOC134548569 gene encoding C-type lectin domain family 4 member E-like isoform X1 — protein MSRERRKQPQGSPCVPVLCGSEALPVTGSRTCFQHLWASPALGTRDQQGVGVHSPWVILPPALGWDLLTLAWCFSAPAKERSCSCLNIWLFLLFALAIKAALVTICLVALLNGSYGQYNTLPQDSTEWYCVPSSSAEKMDGWMCCPKGWRFFQASCYFLSPDTRSWTESEQNCTGMGSQLVVINSKAEQEFLFNLIKEKVTTTYETKYYIGLAAYKNGQWQWVDQTPYENTATFWKPGEPNLLFAERCAAIHVRGNTDPNTYSNWNNVLCFTSCYRICEQAVKLL, from the exons AtgagcagggaaagaagaaagcagcctcagggcagcccctgtgtccctgtacTCTGTGGGTCTGAGGCACTGCCAGTGACAGGCAGCAGGACCTGCTTCCAGCACCTGTGggcctccccagccctgggaacaaGAGACCAGCAGGGTGTTGGGGTACACAGCCCCTGGGTTAtcctgcccccagctctgggctgggactTGCTCACTCTTGCTTGGTGTTTTTCAGCCCCAGCAAAGGAgagaagctgctcctgcctgaaCATCTGgctcttcctcctttttgcCCTTGCCATCAAAGCTGCCTTGGTGACCATCTGCCTTG TGGCTTTACTCAATGGAAGCTACGGCCAGTACAATACTCTCCCTCAGGACTCTACAGAGTGGTACTGTGTCCCcagcagttctgcagaaaaaa TGGATGGTTGGATGTGCTGCCCAAAGGGCTGGAGATTCTTTCAAGCAAGCTGCTATTTCCTGTCCCCTGACACCAGGTCATGGACTGAGAGTGAGCAGAACTGCACTGGGATGGGCTCCCAGCTGGTGGTGATCAACAGCAAGGCAGAGCAG GAGTTCCTCTTCAACttgataaaagaaaaagttacTACCACCTATGAAACAAAATACTACATAGGCTTAGCTGCTTACAAAAATGGGCAGTGGCAGTGGGTGGATCAGACTCCGTATGAAAATACAGCCAC GTTCTGGAAGCCTGGGGAGCCCAATTTACTCTTTGCAGAAAGATGTGCTGCAATTCATGTCAGGGGAAACACGGACCCCAACACCTACAGTAACTGGAATAATGTCCTTTGCTTCACAAGTTGCTATCGAATTTGTGAACAGGCAGTCAAACTTCTCTGA
- the TCAF2 gene encoding TRPM8 channel-associated factor 2 isoform X3: MSLTDLKGLGNRDSSVLEMKPCATYELLVDGVGPWDFTGGFVPCELLLVGEDAYPVLLSAKKQVLIAVSQYGKGRMVVVSHEGILKSPKFSQFLRNALEWLKPCPEALVGVHPRLDSLSQVLLGAGTRVQVGAGPSPSMGVFCMDAYDSSQAKGIVDFVKGGGGLLVGGQAWYWASQHGKEKVLFEFPGNQVTSVAGVYFTGNTVEKGIFKVAKKIPKIPLVVPHQANLSLDAECLLRGVSELDLVTGGTPSTLLVHGALSFPLCLDSSQRCLLAAARYGRGRVVVATHESQLSSPKLARFLLNAVSWLDAGRKGLVGVDPRLKKLCSLLAQAEVKSQVSQLAGDISVYCCTSYGDKEAERIHAFVAEGGGLLVGGQAWYWASQNRGKAAVAKYPGNTILNRFGLSILGQPGKAAKYPPVGPGEHYHFRRALLLFSTQLQGHQELTEPLKGWLHPLTQDCAAFLHIPAQDCPAYASLHRILAKVLKRTGIPQVSGHCPVKSNSKEAVLLCMATELSLTMTDSAALVQKSAAGVCAHPVTVEIDGTNSGKTAWRSTGLYLPEGHTAVISCPCLVVGAGLKVQVGCHTDDLSKAKELKRAPVVIRTCDVACQKQSVSCLWGGLIYIIVPAKSVLGNVPITVEGAVRAPYFKLGETCERQWEACIRHYPAPWAELAVESLILTVPSASIRHMENPRPLLTLWNKIMEAISNLAAVPAKFPRPERIVTDVQISYGWMHAGYPIMGHLDSVKEMLDVEHMRTSGLWGPIHELGHNQQQQAWEFPPHTTEATCNLWSVYVHEEVLGIPRHQAHKALKPQCRKERTKDYLKKGAQLKDWNMWTALETYLQLQEGFGWDPFTHLFSDYQKMSTIPKDNTSKMNLWAQKFSQQNSYLAARP; the protein is encoded by the exons ATGTCACTCACAGACCTCAAAGGGCTTGGCAATCGAG ACAGCAGTGTCTTGGAGATGAAGCCCTGTGCCACCTACGAGCTGTTAGTGGATGGTGTGGGGCCATGGGACTTCACTGGAGGTTTTGTTCCCTGTGAGCTGCTCCTTGTTGGAGAGGACGCCTACCCTGTGCTCCTGAGCGCTAAGAAGCAGGTCCTGATTGCTGTTTCCCAGTATGGGAAGGGCCGGATGGTGGTCGTTTCCCATGAAGGAATCCTGAAGAGCCCCAAGTTCTCCCAGTTCCTCAGAAATGCCTTGGAGTGGCTCAAGCCTTGCCCCGAGGCCCTGGTTGGGGTTCATCCTCGGCTGGATTCCCTGTCCCAGGTGCTGCTCGGGGCTGGCACCCGAGTGCAGGTGGGAGCGGGGCCCAGCCCATCCATGGGGGTGTTCTGTATGGACGCCTACGACAGCTCCCAGGCCAAAGGCATCGTGGACTTTGTCAAAGGGGGTGGGGGGCTGCTTGTTGGAGGCCAAGCCTGGTACTGGGCGAGTCAGCACGGCAAGGAGAAGGTGCTGTTCGAATTCCCTGGGAACCAGGTGACCAGCGTGGCTGGCGTGTACTTCACAGGAAACACCGTGGAAAAAGGCATCTTCAAAGTGGCCAAGAagattcccaagatcccattAGTTGTTCC GCACCAGGCCAACCTGAGCCTTGATGCCGAGTGTCTCCTGCGTGGTGTGTCGGAGCTGGATTTGGTGACGGGGGGCACACCCTCCACCTTGCTGGTGCACGGAGCCCTCTCCTTCCCGCTGTGCCTGGACAgctcccagcgctgcctcttGGCTGCCGCTCGCTACGGCCGCGGCCGCGTGGTGGTGGCCACCCATGAGAGCCAACTGTCCTCCCCAAAGCTGGCCAGATTCCTGCTCAATGCCGTCTCCTGGCTGGATGCTGGCAGGAAGGGGCTGGTGGGGGTGGATCCCAGGCTCAAGAAGCTGTGCAGCCTCCTGGCTCAGGCAGAGGTGAAGTCACAGGTGTCACAGCTGGCGGGTGACATCAGCGTGTACTGCTGCACTTCCTACGGCGACAAAGAAGCCGAGAGAATCCACGCGTTCGTGGCAGAGGGAGGTGGTCTGCTGGTGGGGGGCCAGGCCTGGTACTGGGCTTCCCAGAACCGTGGCAAAGCCGCTGTGGCAAAATATCCTGGCAACACGATCCTGAACCGCTTTGGGCTGAGCATCCTGGGGCAGCCCGGCAAGGCAGCCAAGTACCCGCCCGTGGGGCCGGGGGAGCACTACCACTTTcgcagggcactgctgctcttcagcacGCAGCTGCAGGGGCATCAGGAGCTCACGGAGCCCCTGAAGGGCTGGCTGCACCCTCTGACACAGGACTGCGCCGCTTTCCTGCACATCCCGGCCCAGGACTGCCCGGCGTATGCCTCGCTCCACCGCATCCTGGCCAAAGTGCTCAAGAGGACTGGGATCCCGCAGGTCAGCGGGCACTGCCCGGTCAAGAGCAACTCCAAAGAGGCAGTGCTTCTCTGCATGGCGACCGAGCTGTCCCTCACCATGACAGACAGCGCGGCCCTGGTGCAGAAATCTGCTGCTGGGGTGTGTGCCCACCCTGTCACTGTGGAAATCGATGGCACAAACTCAG GAAAGACAGCCTGGAGGAGCACAGGGCTCTACCTCCCCGAAGGGCACACAGCAGTAATTTCGTGCCCTTGCCTGGTGGTCGGTGCTGGTCTGAAG GTGCAGGTTGGGTGTCACACGGATGACCTCTCTAAAGCCAAGGAGCTGAAGCGGGCGCCAGTGGTAATCCGCACCTGTGATGTTGCCTGCCAGAAACAATCAGTTTCCTGCCTCTGGGGCGGCCTCATTTACATCATAGTACCTGCAAAGAGCGTCCTGGGGAACGTGCCCATCACGGTGGAAGGGGCAGTCAGAGCTCCTTACTTCAAGCTTG GGGAGACCTGTGAAAGGCAGTGGGAGGCCTGCATCAGGCACTaccctgctccctgggcagagctggctgtcGAGAGCCTCATCCTGACGGTGCCTTCAGCCAGCATCCGCCACATGGAGAACCCACGGCCGCTGCTGACCCTGTGGAACAAGATCATGGAGGCCATAAGCAACTTGGCAGCCGTACCAGCAAAATTCCCAAGGCCAGAGAGGATCGTAACAGATGTCCAGATCTCATACG GCTGGATGCATGCTGGCTACCCCATCATGGGCCACCTGGACTCAGTGAAGGAGATGTTGGACGTGGAGCACATGAGAACGTCTGGTCTTTGGGGTCCCATCCATGAGCTGGGACACaatcaacagcagcaggcatGGGAGTTTCCCCCTCACACCACAGAGGCCACGTGCAACCTCTGGTCTGTCTATGTTCACGAGGAGGTGCTGGGCATTCCCAGGCATCAGGCCCATAAGGCGCTCAAGCCGCAGTGCCGGAAGGAAAGGACCAAAGACTATCTGAAGAAAGGTGCTCAGCTAAAGGACTGGAACATGTGGACTGCTCTGGAGACATACCTGCAG TTGCAGGAAGGGTTTGGTTGGGACCCCTTCACCCACCTCTTCTCTGACTACCAGAAAATGTCCACGATCCCAAAAGACAACACTTCTAAGATGAACTTGTGGGCACAGAAGTTTTCTCAGCAG AATTCTTACCTTGCTGCAAGGCCATAG
- the TCAF2 gene encoding TRPM8 channel-associated factor 2 isoform X2 has protein sequence MKPCATYELLVDGVGPWDFTGGFVPCELLLVGEDAYPVLLSAKKQVLIAVSQYGKGRMVVVSHEGILKSPKFSQFLRNALEWLKPCPEALVGVHPRLDSLSQVLLGAGTRVQVGAGPSPSMGVFCMDAYDSSQAKGIVDFVKGGGGLLVGGQAWYWASQHGKEKVLFEFPGNQVTSVAGVYFTGNTVEKGIFKVAKKIPKIPLVVPHQANLSLDAECLLRGVSELDLVTGGTPSTLLVHGALSFPLCLDSSQRCLLAAARYGRGRVVVATHESQLSSPKLARFLLNAVSWLDAGRKGLVGVDPRLKKLCSLLAQAEVKSQVSQLAGDISVYCCTSYGDKEAERIHAFVAEGGGLLVGGQAWYWASQNRGKAAVAKYPGNTILNRFGLSILGQPGKAAKYPPVGPGEHYHFRRALLLFSTQLQGHQELTEPLKGWLHPLTQDCAAFLHIPAQDCPAYASLHRILAKVLKRTGIPQVSGHCPVKSNSKEAVLLCMATELSLTMTDSAALVQKSAAGVCAHPVTVEIDGTNSGKTAWRSTGLYLPEGHTAVISCPCLVVGAGLKVQVGCHTDDLSKAKELKRAPVVIRTCDVACQKQSVSCLWGGLIYIIVPAKSVLGNVPITVEGAVRAPYFKLGETCERQWEACIRHYPAPWAELAVESLILTVPSASIRHMENPRPLLTLWNKIMEAISNLAAVPAKFPRPERIVTDVQISYGWMHAGYPIMGHLDSVKEMLDVEHMRTSGLWGPIHELGHNQQQQAWEFPPHTTEATCNLWSVYVHEEVLGIPRHQAHKALKPQCRKERTKDYLKKGAQLKDWNMWTALETYLQLQEGFGWDPFTHLFSDYQKMSTIPKDNTSKMNLWAQKFSQQVKIQALTWQPVGAERRKTTVHQDRGPAFSRCNKSSCYSQLFHNCSVVMGSGKHVNA, from the exons ATGAAGCCCTGTGCCACCTACGAGCTGTTAGTGGATGGTGTGGGGCCATGGGACTTCACTGGAGGTTTTGTTCCCTGTGAGCTGCTCCTTGTTGGAGAGGACGCCTACCCTGTGCTCCTGAGCGCTAAGAAGCAGGTCCTGATTGCTGTTTCCCAGTATGGGAAGGGCCGGATGGTGGTCGTTTCCCATGAAGGAATCCTGAAGAGCCCCAAGTTCTCCCAGTTCCTCAGAAATGCCTTGGAGTGGCTCAAGCCTTGCCCCGAGGCCCTGGTTGGGGTTCATCCTCGGCTGGATTCCCTGTCCCAGGTGCTGCTCGGGGCTGGCACCCGAGTGCAGGTGGGAGCGGGGCCCAGCCCATCCATGGGGGTGTTCTGTATGGACGCCTACGACAGCTCCCAGGCCAAAGGCATCGTGGACTTTGTCAAAGGGGGTGGGGGGCTGCTTGTTGGAGGCCAAGCCTGGTACTGGGCGAGTCAGCACGGCAAGGAGAAGGTGCTGTTCGAATTCCCTGGGAACCAGGTGACCAGCGTGGCTGGCGTGTACTTCACAGGAAACACCGTGGAAAAAGGCATCTTCAAAGTGGCCAAGAagattcccaagatcccattAGTTGTTCC GCACCAGGCCAACCTGAGCCTTGATGCCGAGTGTCTCCTGCGTGGTGTGTCGGAGCTGGATTTGGTGACGGGGGGCACACCCTCCACCTTGCTGGTGCACGGAGCCCTCTCCTTCCCGCTGTGCCTGGACAgctcccagcgctgcctcttGGCTGCCGCTCGCTACGGCCGCGGCCGCGTGGTGGTGGCCACCCATGAGAGCCAACTGTCCTCCCCAAAGCTGGCCAGATTCCTGCTCAATGCCGTCTCCTGGCTGGATGCTGGCAGGAAGGGGCTGGTGGGGGTGGATCCCAGGCTCAAGAAGCTGTGCAGCCTCCTGGCTCAGGCAGAGGTGAAGTCACAGGTGTCACAGCTGGCGGGTGACATCAGCGTGTACTGCTGCACTTCCTACGGCGACAAAGAAGCCGAGAGAATCCACGCGTTCGTGGCAGAGGGAGGTGGTCTGCTGGTGGGGGGCCAGGCCTGGTACTGGGCTTCCCAGAACCGTGGCAAAGCCGCTGTGGCAAAATATCCTGGCAACACGATCCTGAACCGCTTTGGGCTGAGCATCCTGGGGCAGCCCGGCAAGGCAGCCAAGTACCCGCCCGTGGGGCCGGGGGAGCACTACCACTTTcgcagggcactgctgctcttcagcacGCAGCTGCAGGGGCATCAGGAGCTCACGGAGCCCCTGAAGGGCTGGCTGCACCCTCTGACACAGGACTGCGCCGCTTTCCTGCACATCCCGGCCCAGGACTGCCCGGCGTATGCCTCGCTCCACCGCATCCTGGCCAAAGTGCTCAAGAGGACTGGGATCCCGCAGGTCAGCGGGCACTGCCCGGTCAAGAGCAACTCCAAAGAGGCAGTGCTTCTCTGCATGGCGACCGAGCTGTCCCTCACCATGACAGACAGCGCGGCCCTGGTGCAGAAATCTGCTGCTGGGGTGTGTGCCCACCCTGTCACTGTGGAAATCGATGGCACAAACTCAG GAAAGACAGCCTGGAGGAGCACAGGGCTCTACCTCCCCGAAGGGCACACAGCAGTAATTTCGTGCCCTTGCCTGGTGGTCGGTGCTGGTCTGAAG GTGCAGGTTGGGTGTCACACGGATGACCTCTCTAAAGCCAAGGAGCTGAAGCGGGCGCCAGTGGTAATCCGCACCTGTGATGTTGCCTGCCAGAAACAATCAGTTTCCTGCCTCTGGGGCGGCCTCATTTACATCATAGTACCTGCAAAGAGCGTCCTGGGGAACGTGCCCATCACGGTGGAAGGGGCAGTCAGAGCTCCTTACTTCAAGCTTG GGGAGACCTGTGAAAGGCAGTGGGAGGCCTGCATCAGGCACTaccctgctccctgggcagagctggctgtcGAGAGCCTCATCCTGACGGTGCCTTCAGCCAGCATCCGCCACATGGAGAACCCACGGCCGCTGCTGACCCTGTGGAACAAGATCATGGAGGCCATAAGCAACTTGGCAGCCGTACCAGCAAAATTCCCAAGGCCAGAGAGGATCGTAACAGATGTCCAGATCTCATACG GCTGGATGCATGCTGGCTACCCCATCATGGGCCACCTGGACTCAGTGAAGGAGATGTTGGACGTGGAGCACATGAGAACGTCTGGTCTTTGGGGTCCCATCCATGAGCTGGGACACaatcaacagcagcaggcatGGGAGTTTCCCCCTCACACCACAGAGGCCACGTGCAACCTCTGGTCTGTCTATGTTCACGAGGAGGTGCTGGGCATTCCCAGGCATCAGGCCCATAAGGCGCTCAAGCCGCAGTGCCGGAAGGAAAGGACCAAAGACTATCTGAAGAAAGGTGCTCAGCTAAAGGACTGGAACATGTGGACTGCTCTGGAGACATACCTGCAG TTGCAGGAAGGGTTTGGTTGGGACCCCTTCACCCACCTCTTCTCTGACTACCAGAAAATGTCCACGATCCCAAAAGACAACACTTCTAAGATGAACTTGTGGGCACAGAAGTTTTCTCAGCAG GTTAAAATACAGGCACTGacctggcagcctgtgggagcagagagaaggaagacaACAGTTCATCAAGACAGAGGACCAGCCTTTTCAAGGTGCAACAAAAGTTCATGTTACTCCCAGCTCTTTCATAATTGCTCAGTTGTTATGGGTTCTGGCAAGCATGTTAATGCTTAG
- the TCAF2 gene encoding TRPM8 channel-associated factor 2 isoform X1, with protein MSLTDLKGLGNRDSSVLEMKPCATYELLVDGVGPWDFTGGFVPCELLLVGEDAYPVLLSAKKQVLIAVSQYGKGRMVVVSHEGILKSPKFSQFLRNALEWLKPCPEALVGVHPRLDSLSQVLLGAGTRVQVGAGPSPSMGVFCMDAYDSSQAKGIVDFVKGGGGLLVGGQAWYWASQHGKEKVLFEFPGNQVTSVAGVYFTGNTVEKGIFKVAKKIPKIPLVVPHQANLSLDAECLLRGVSELDLVTGGTPSTLLVHGALSFPLCLDSSQRCLLAAARYGRGRVVVATHESQLSSPKLARFLLNAVSWLDAGRKGLVGVDPRLKKLCSLLAQAEVKSQVSQLAGDISVYCCTSYGDKEAERIHAFVAEGGGLLVGGQAWYWASQNRGKAAVAKYPGNTILNRFGLSILGQPGKAAKYPPVGPGEHYHFRRALLLFSTQLQGHQELTEPLKGWLHPLTQDCAAFLHIPAQDCPAYASLHRILAKVLKRTGIPQVSGHCPVKSNSKEAVLLCMATELSLTMTDSAALVQKSAAGVCAHPVTVEIDGTNSGKTAWRSTGLYLPEGHTAVISCPCLVVGAGLKVQVGCHTDDLSKAKELKRAPVVIRTCDVACQKQSVSCLWGGLIYIIVPAKSVLGNVPITVEGAVRAPYFKLGETCERQWEACIRHYPAPWAELAVESLILTVPSASIRHMENPRPLLTLWNKIMEAISNLAAVPAKFPRPERIVTDVQISYGWMHAGYPIMGHLDSVKEMLDVEHMRTSGLWGPIHELGHNQQQQAWEFPPHTTEATCNLWSVYVHEEVLGIPRHQAHKALKPQCRKERTKDYLKKGAQLKDWNMWTALETYLQLQEGFGWDPFTHLFSDYQKMSTIPKDNTSKMNLWAQKFSQQVKIQALTWQPVGAERRKTTVHQDRGPAFSRCNKSSCYSQLFHNCSVVMGSGKHVNA; from the exons ATGTCACTCACAGACCTCAAAGGGCTTGGCAATCGAG ACAGCAGTGTCTTGGAGATGAAGCCCTGTGCCACCTACGAGCTGTTAGTGGATGGTGTGGGGCCATGGGACTTCACTGGAGGTTTTGTTCCCTGTGAGCTGCTCCTTGTTGGAGAGGACGCCTACCCTGTGCTCCTGAGCGCTAAGAAGCAGGTCCTGATTGCTGTTTCCCAGTATGGGAAGGGCCGGATGGTGGTCGTTTCCCATGAAGGAATCCTGAAGAGCCCCAAGTTCTCCCAGTTCCTCAGAAATGCCTTGGAGTGGCTCAAGCCTTGCCCCGAGGCCCTGGTTGGGGTTCATCCTCGGCTGGATTCCCTGTCCCAGGTGCTGCTCGGGGCTGGCACCCGAGTGCAGGTGGGAGCGGGGCCCAGCCCATCCATGGGGGTGTTCTGTATGGACGCCTACGACAGCTCCCAGGCCAAAGGCATCGTGGACTTTGTCAAAGGGGGTGGGGGGCTGCTTGTTGGAGGCCAAGCCTGGTACTGGGCGAGTCAGCACGGCAAGGAGAAGGTGCTGTTCGAATTCCCTGGGAACCAGGTGACCAGCGTGGCTGGCGTGTACTTCACAGGAAACACCGTGGAAAAAGGCATCTTCAAAGTGGCCAAGAagattcccaagatcccattAGTTGTTCC GCACCAGGCCAACCTGAGCCTTGATGCCGAGTGTCTCCTGCGTGGTGTGTCGGAGCTGGATTTGGTGACGGGGGGCACACCCTCCACCTTGCTGGTGCACGGAGCCCTCTCCTTCCCGCTGTGCCTGGACAgctcccagcgctgcctcttGGCTGCCGCTCGCTACGGCCGCGGCCGCGTGGTGGTGGCCACCCATGAGAGCCAACTGTCCTCCCCAAAGCTGGCCAGATTCCTGCTCAATGCCGTCTCCTGGCTGGATGCTGGCAGGAAGGGGCTGGTGGGGGTGGATCCCAGGCTCAAGAAGCTGTGCAGCCTCCTGGCTCAGGCAGAGGTGAAGTCACAGGTGTCACAGCTGGCGGGTGACATCAGCGTGTACTGCTGCACTTCCTACGGCGACAAAGAAGCCGAGAGAATCCACGCGTTCGTGGCAGAGGGAGGTGGTCTGCTGGTGGGGGGCCAGGCCTGGTACTGGGCTTCCCAGAACCGTGGCAAAGCCGCTGTGGCAAAATATCCTGGCAACACGATCCTGAACCGCTTTGGGCTGAGCATCCTGGGGCAGCCCGGCAAGGCAGCCAAGTACCCGCCCGTGGGGCCGGGGGAGCACTACCACTTTcgcagggcactgctgctcttcagcacGCAGCTGCAGGGGCATCAGGAGCTCACGGAGCCCCTGAAGGGCTGGCTGCACCCTCTGACACAGGACTGCGCCGCTTTCCTGCACATCCCGGCCCAGGACTGCCCGGCGTATGCCTCGCTCCACCGCATCCTGGCCAAAGTGCTCAAGAGGACTGGGATCCCGCAGGTCAGCGGGCACTGCCCGGTCAAGAGCAACTCCAAAGAGGCAGTGCTTCTCTGCATGGCGACCGAGCTGTCCCTCACCATGACAGACAGCGCGGCCCTGGTGCAGAAATCTGCTGCTGGGGTGTGTGCCCACCCTGTCACTGTGGAAATCGATGGCACAAACTCAG GAAAGACAGCCTGGAGGAGCACAGGGCTCTACCTCCCCGAAGGGCACACAGCAGTAATTTCGTGCCCTTGCCTGGTGGTCGGTGCTGGTCTGAAG GTGCAGGTTGGGTGTCACACGGATGACCTCTCTAAAGCCAAGGAGCTGAAGCGGGCGCCAGTGGTAATCCGCACCTGTGATGTTGCCTGCCAGAAACAATCAGTTTCCTGCCTCTGGGGCGGCCTCATTTACATCATAGTACCTGCAAAGAGCGTCCTGGGGAACGTGCCCATCACGGTGGAAGGGGCAGTCAGAGCTCCTTACTTCAAGCTTG GGGAGACCTGTGAAAGGCAGTGGGAGGCCTGCATCAGGCACTaccctgctccctgggcagagctggctgtcGAGAGCCTCATCCTGACGGTGCCTTCAGCCAGCATCCGCCACATGGAGAACCCACGGCCGCTGCTGACCCTGTGGAACAAGATCATGGAGGCCATAAGCAACTTGGCAGCCGTACCAGCAAAATTCCCAAGGCCAGAGAGGATCGTAACAGATGTCCAGATCTCATACG GCTGGATGCATGCTGGCTACCCCATCATGGGCCACCTGGACTCAGTGAAGGAGATGTTGGACGTGGAGCACATGAGAACGTCTGGTCTTTGGGGTCCCATCCATGAGCTGGGACACaatcaacagcagcaggcatGGGAGTTTCCCCCTCACACCACAGAGGCCACGTGCAACCTCTGGTCTGTCTATGTTCACGAGGAGGTGCTGGGCATTCCCAGGCATCAGGCCCATAAGGCGCTCAAGCCGCAGTGCCGGAAGGAAAGGACCAAAGACTATCTGAAGAAAGGTGCTCAGCTAAAGGACTGGAACATGTGGACTGCTCTGGAGACATACCTGCAG TTGCAGGAAGGGTTTGGTTGGGACCCCTTCACCCACCTCTTCTCTGACTACCAGAAAATGTCCACGATCCCAAAAGACAACACTTCTAAGATGAACTTGTGGGCACAGAAGTTTTCTCAGCAG GTTAAAATACAGGCACTGacctggcagcctgtgggagcagagagaaggaagacaACAGTTCATCAAGACAGAGGACCAGCCTTTTCAAGGTGCAACAAAAGTTCATGTTACTCCCAGCTCTTTCATAATTGCTCAGTTGTTATGGGTTCTGGCAAGCATGTTAATGCTTAG